Proteins encoded in a region of the Mycobacterium branderi genome:
- a CDS encoding acyl-CoA dehydrogenase family protein — MDATFSLELPEEVVHVRDWVHEFAESVIRPAAAEWDEREETPWPIIQEAAKIGLYTPDLFAQMAAEPSGLGLLTVFEETFWGDAGIALSILATGLAAAALAANGTPQQLAEWLPQMFGTPDDPKLAAFCSSEPGAGSDVGAVRTRAVYDEASDEWVLNGTKTWATNGGIANVHVVVASVDPELGTRGQATFIVPPGTKGLSQGQKFKKHGIRASHTAEVVLDDVHIPGELILGGRERFERRLAKIRSGERTSSQAAMMTFERTRPVVGAMALGIARAAYEYALEYACQREQFGKKIAEFQAIAFKLADMKSRIDASRMLVWRAGWMQRNNKSFSSAEGSMAKLYASETAVYVTDEAIQILGGNGYTRDYPVERMHRDAKIFTIFEGTSEIQRLVIGRALTGLTIR; from the coding sequence ATGGACGCCACGTTTTCGCTGGAACTGCCCGAGGAGGTCGTGCACGTCCGCGATTGGGTACACGAGTTCGCCGAATCGGTCATCCGGCCGGCGGCAGCTGAGTGGGACGAGCGCGAGGAGACGCCGTGGCCGATCATCCAGGAGGCCGCGAAGATCGGGCTATACACCCCAGATCTGTTCGCGCAGATGGCGGCCGAGCCGAGCGGGCTCGGGCTGCTAACGGTGTTCGAGGAAACGTTTTGGGGTGACGCCGGCATCGCGTTGTCGATCTTGGCCACCGGATTGGCCGCAGCGGCGTTGGCGGCCAACGGCACTCCGCAGCAACTCGCCGAGTGGCTGCCGCAGATGTTCGGCACTCCTGACGACCCGAAGCTCGCCGCGTTCTGTTCGTCGGAGCCCGGGGCCGGGTCCGACGTCGGAGCGGTGCGCACCCGGGCCGTCTACGACGAGGCCTCTGACGAATGGGTGCTCAACGGCACCAAAACCTGGGCCACCAATGGCGGGATCGCCAACGTACATGTGGTGGTTGCGTCGGTGGACCCCGAGCTGGGCACCCGCGGTCAGGCCACCTTCATCGTGCCGCCCGGCACAAAAGGCCTCTCGCAGGGCCAGAAGTTCAAGAAGCACGGTATTCGCGCGTCCCACACCGCCGAGGTCGTGCTCGACGACGTCCACATTCCCGGTGAATTGATCCTCGGCGGCAGAGAACGTTTCGAGCGGCGACTGGCGAAAATCCGTTCGGGCGAACGCACTTCCAGCCAGGCCGCGATGATGACGTTCGAGCGCACACGCCCGGTGGTGGGCGCAATGGCATTGGGTATCGCGCGCGCCGCCTACGAGTACGCGCTGGAATATGCCTGCCAGCGCGAACAATTCGGCAAGAAGATCGCCGAATTCCAAGCCATCGCGTTCAAGCTCGCCGACATGAAGAGCCGCATCGACGCGTCCCGGATGCTGGTGTGGCGGGCCGGCTGGATGCAGCGGAACAACAAGTCGTTCAGCTCAGCCGAGGGCTCGATGGCCAAACTGTACGCCAGCGAGACGGCCGTCTACGTCACCGATGAAGCCATCCAGATTCTCGGCGGCAACGGCTACACCCGTGACTATCCCGTCGAGCGGATGCATCGAGACGCCAAGATCTTCACGATCTTCGAAGGGACCAGCGAAATCCAGCGACTCGTCATCGGCAGGGCGCTGACCGGTCTAACCATCCGCTGA
- a CDS encoding forkhead-associated protein, producing MGEFDPNEGEAQVIVSLAEAAMHMYRAAIDSLPFPEDKKFQKRAEVVLSGLRKLRAGLTDAATQSRSTSSVIVALSDVRRRYDDLMARAASAPGSSLGQQLYTARIRAKLSAEEAARGVGLRPELPDELEAGATPTEEEVVKVHQLIAALREVVGDDPIEQPVETHLNGWDEELTVNGAEHDEAEAAAH from the coding sequence ATGGGCGAATTCGATCCGAATGAAGGCGAAGCGCAAGTCATTGTCAGCCTTGCCGAAGCCGCGATGCACATGTACCGGGCTGCCATTGATTCGTTGCCCTTTCCCGAGGACAAGAAGTTCCAGAAACGGGCCGAGGTGGTTCTTTCCGGTCTGCGGAAACTGCGCGCTGGTTTGACTGATGCAGCAACGCAAAGCAGGTCCACATCCTCGGTCATCGTGGCGCTCAGCGATGTCCGGCGACGCTACGACGACCTGATGGCACGCGCCGCCTCTGCGCCCGGGTCGAGTCTCGGCCAGCAGCTCTACACCGCACGAATCCGCGCCAAGTTGTCGGCCGAGGAAGCGGCCCGCGGCGTCGGACTCCGTCCCGAACTTCCGGACGAGCTGGAGGCGGGCGCGACTCCCACCGAGGAAGAGGTCGTGAAAGTCCACCAGCTGATCGCCGCGCTGCGCGAGGTGGTCGGCGACGACCCCATCGAGCAGCCGGTCGAGACGCATCTCAACGGCTGGGACGAGGAACTGACCGTCAACGGCGCCGAACACGACGAGGCTGAGGCGGCGGCGCACTGA
- a CDS encoding DUF4185 domain-containing protein, with protein MDANSASCHAERCDVSPVPRIVSLSVVSAAVVGLILPVGLAPPAAALPCSAPEANVEPPPMTPVVPMPAPVVRPPTGRKPRGANEQAPLPRLGPLISSLLHPGGRAPVRQQAAVVPPGPGNPQPQPNAAQPVPNAAPEQAPPDAAPPAGIAGAPTSLVEWVTGPNGPNQTLQRFGISGTDLGILWDNGDPANHQVLMAFGDTFGYCSVKGQQWRYNTLFRSSDRNLSDGIAVAPGVVNDRYSGSPVWQTGMSKQVINSIKAAPHETGIIPTAGISVGRTQYINFMSIREWGRDGEWSTNYSAIAMSPDNGQSWGVYPGTVRSVSPESVPGARYVPGNENFQMGAFMRTGDGYVYSFGTPAGRGGSAYLARVPQGFIPDVTKYQYWNGDSNSWVPNNPGAATPVIPGPVGEMSAQFNNYLKQYLVLYTNGANDVVARTAPAPQGPWSPEQLLVSSFQVPGGIYAPMMHPWSTGKDLYFNLSLWSAYDVMLMHTVLP; from the coding sequence GTGGATGCCAACTCGGCGTCCTGCCACGCGGAAAGGTGTGACGTGTCGCCGGTTCCTCGGATCGTGTCGCTATCGGTGGTGTCGGCGGCCGTAGTCGGACTCATTCTTCCGGTCGGCCTCGCGCCGCCCGCGGCTGCTTTGCCATGCAGCGCCCCCGAAGCGAACGTCGAGCCGCCTCCCATGACTCCGGTGGTGCCGATGCCGGCGCCGGTCGTGCGGCCACCGACGGGGCGCAAGCCGCGCGGCGCCAATGAGCAGGCGCCGCTGCCCAGACTGGGACCGCTGATTTCGTCGTTGCTTCACCCCGGCGGCCGTGCACCGGTGCGACAGCAGGCGGCGGTGGTGCCACCCGGACCCGGCAACCCACAGCCGCAACCGAATGCGGCTCAGCCAGTTCCCAATGCGGCCCCCGAGCAGGCACCGCCGGACGCAGCGCCGCCCGCGGGGATCGCGGGGGCCCCGACATCACTCGTCGAGTGGGTGACCGGGCCGAACGGGCCGAACCAGACACTTCAACGTTTCGGGATCTCGGGGACCGATCTCGGAATCCTTTGGGACAACGGCGATCCCGCCAACCATCAGGTCTTGATGGCGTTCGGTGACACGTTCGGTTATTGCAGCGTGAAGGGCCAGCAGTGGCGGTACAACACGTTGTTCCGCAGCTCGGACCGCAATCTGTCCGACGGAATCGCTGTGGCGCCGGGCGTGGTCAACGACAGATACTCCGGATCGCCGGTTTGGCAAACGGGCATGTCCAAACAGGTCATCAACAGCATCAAGGCGGCGCCACACGAGACCGGGATCATTCCCACCGCCGGCATATCGGTCGGCCGCACCCAGTACATCAACTTCATGTCGATCAGGGAATGGGGCCGCGACGGCGAATGGTCGACGAACTACTCGGCGATCGCGATGTCTCCCGACAACGGCCAGAGCTGGGGGGTATACCCGGGAACCGTCCGCTCCGTCTCGCCGGAGAGCGTTCCGGGCGCCCGGTACGTCCCTGGGAATGAGAATTTCCAGATGGGCGCGTTCATGCGTACCGGCGACGGTTACGTCTATTCGTTTGGGACGCCAGCCGGCCGCGGCGGTTCGGCGTATCTGGCCCGGGTTCCGCAAGGGTTTATCCCGGATGTCACCAAATACCAGTATTGGAACGGCGATTCGAACTCGTGGGTCCCGAACAACCCGGGAGCGGCCACCCCGGTTATCCCGGGCCCGGTCGGCGAAATGTCTGCGCAATTCAACAACTATCTGAAGCAGTACTTGGTGCTTTACACCAACGGTGCCAACGACGTTGTGGCACGGACCGCCCCGGCTCCGCAGGGACCGTGGAGCCCAGAGCAATTGCTGGTCTCGTCCTTTCAGGTGCCGGGCGGCATCTACGCGCCGATGATGCATCCCTGGTCGACGGGCAAGGACCTGTACTTCAACCTGTCGCTGTGGTCCGCCTACGACGTGATGTTGATGCACACCGTGCTGCCGTAG
- a CDS encoding amidohydrolase family protein — MRIIDADGHVAENPSLAIEAMKRWPEHVTTSTDGRPRLRIEGRYYPEDQGPGAGVPVEHGLSTAAGLNCRSADGVLGDADRDHIDTMVLYPSLGLCAPTLEDPEFAAGFARLYNQWVADYCRPTNGRLRGVAVTPIEHGQVAVDIMREAKDLGLAATLLPPALKTRNLDHPDLDPFYAAAVDLEMPLGIHGVPGFHLPKIGVDRFTNYIQVHCISFPFDQMTAMTALVSGGVFDRHPDLRVAFLEAGVGWVPFFIDRLHEHFEKRGDWIEGGWQRDPQEYLQAGNIWVTCEPEEPILPGVIDVLGADFIMFASDYPHWDGEWPESTKHLRTRPDINDDARAKIGGLNAQRFYGLD; from the coding sequence ATGCGAATCATCGACGCCGACGGCCACGTCGCCGAGAATCCGTCGCTTGCGATCGAAGCGATGAAACGCTGGCCCGAGCACGTCACCACGAGCACCGACGGGCGACCGCGACTGCGAATCGAGGGCCGCTACTACCCCGAGGACCAGGGACCGGGCGCCGGAGTGCCCGTCGAGCATGGGCTGAGCACGGCGGCGGGCCTCAACTGCAGGTCAGCCGACGGTGTCCTCGGCGACGCCGACCGCGACCACATCGACACGATGGTGCTCTATCCCAGCCTCGGCCTGTGCGCGCCGACCCTCGAGGATCCCGAGTTCGCCGCCGGGTTCGCGCGGCTCTACAACCAGTGGGTGGCCGACTACTGCCGCCCGACGAACGGCCGGTTGCGAGGCGTCGCGGTGACTCCGATCGAGCACGGGCAGGTGGCCGTCGACATCATGCGCGAGGCCAAGGATCTCGGGCTGGCTGCCACGCTGCTGCCGCCGGCGCTGAAGACCCGCAACCTCGACCACCCCGACCTCGATCCGTTCTACGCCGCCGCGGTCGACCTCGAGATGCCGCTCGGCATCCACGGCGTGCCGGGTTTCCACCTACCGAAAATCGGCGTCGACCGTTTCACGAATTACATTCAGGTGCACTGCATCAGCTTCCCGTTCGACCAGATGACGGCGATGACCGCGCTGGTATCGGGTGGCGTCTTCGACCGGCACCCGGATTTGCGGGTGGCGTTCCTGGAGGCGGGCGTGGGCTGGGTGCCGTTCTTCATCGACCGATTGCATGAACACTTCGAGAAACGCGGCGACTGGATCGAGGGCGGCTGGCAGCGTGATCCGCAGGAGTACCTGCAGGCCGGCAACATCTGGGTGACCTGCGAGCCCGAGGAGCCGATCCTGCCCGGGGTGATCGATGTGCTCGGCGCCGACTTCATCATGTTCGCCAGCGACTACCCGCACTGGGACGGCGAATGGCCGGAGAGCACCAAGCATCTGCGCACCCGGCCCGACATCAACGACGACGCCCGCGCCAAGATCGGCGGACTCAACGCCCAACGTTTCTACGGTCTCGATTGA
- a CDS encoding alpha/beta fold hydrolase — protein MVIAIARPKLEGNIAVGDDRQLGFAEFGDPQGRAIFWLHGTPGARRQIPTEARVYAEENNIRLIGVDRPGIGSSTPYQYDTVVAFADDLRTVADTLGIDKMAVIGLSGGGPYTLGCAAAMPDRVVTVGVLGGVAPTTGADAIGGGVMALGTLVAPLLTVAGLPIRLAAVGFIRMLRPVAEPALYLYARISPEADRRLLVRPEFKAMFLDDLLNGSRKQLAAPFADVVVFARDWGFRLEQVKVPVRWWHGDRDHIVPFSHGQHVVDRLPDAELYHLPGESHLAGLGRAEEILRTIIEVWDSAEKK, from the coding sequence ATGGTTATCGCTATCGCTCGCCCCAAGCTGGAAGGCAACATCGCTGTCGGCGATGACCGCCAACTCGGGTTCGCCGAATTCGGCGACCCACAGGGGCGGGCCATCTTCTGGCTGCACGGGACCCCGGGCGCCCGTCGGCAGATTCCCACCGAGGCGCGGGTCTACGCCGAGGAGAACAACATCCGGCTGATCGGTGTCGACCGGCCCGGGATCGGCTCCTCCACGCCCTACCAGTACGACACCGTCGTCGCATTCGCCGACGACCTGCGCACTGTCGCGGACACGCTCGGCATCGACAAGATGGCGGTCATCGGCCTTTCCGGCGGCGGGCCGTACACGCTCGGCTGCGCGGCGGCGATGCCGGACCGCGTGGTGACGGTCGGGGTGCTCGGTGGCGTCGCGCCGACCACCGGCGCGGATGCCATCGGCGGCGGCGTGATGGCACTCGGGACACTCGTGGCGCCGTTGCTCACGGTGGCCGGACTGCCGATCCGGTTGGCGGCGGTCGGTTTCATCCGGATGCTGCGGCCGGTTGCCGAGCCCGCCCTCTATTTGTATGCGCGGATCTCTCCGGAAGCCGATCGGCGCCTGCTGGTCCGACCGGAGTTCAAGGCGATGTTCCTCGACGATCTGCTCAACGGCAGCCGAAAGCAGCTCGCCGCCCCGTTCGCCGACGTCGTAGTATTCGCCCGCGACTGGGGATTTCGGCTCGAGCAGGTCAAGGTTCCGGTGCGGTGGTGGCACGGCGACCGCGACCACATTGTTCCGTTCTCCCATGGACAACACGTCGTCGACAGGCTGCCCGACGCGGAGTTGTATCACCTGCCCGGCGAAAGCCATCTCGCCGGGTTGGGCCGCGCCGAGGAGATTCTGCGCACCATCATCGAGGTGTGGGACAGCGCCGAGAAGAAGTGA
- a CDS encoding sialate:H+ symport family MFS transporter, producing MSAQRLTADQRNSFVAALLGWTMDAFDYFLVVLVYADIAKTFHHTKTEVAFLTTATLVMRPVGALLFGLWADRVGRRLPLMVDVTFYSVVGFLCAFAPNFTVLVILRLLYGIGMGGEWGLGAALAMEKVPVQRRGFFSGLLQEGYAFGYLLATVASLVVMNWLGLSWRWLFGLSIIPALVSLIIRYRVRESEVWEATQDRMRLTHTRIRDVLADASIVRRFVYLVLLMTAFNWMSHGTQDVYPTFLSAGAGLSPATTKSIVVIYNVGAIVGGLTFGTLSQRLGRRYTVVFCAVLGVPIVPLFAYSRTAAMLCLGAFLMQVVVQGAWGVIPAHLTEMSPDAIRGFYPGVTYQLGNLLAAFNLPIQERLADSHGYPFALAATIGPVLVTVALLTAIGRDATGIRFGTEQTAVGSLN from the coding sequence GTGAGTGCACAACGGCTCACGGCCGACCAGCGCAATTCATTCGTCGCGGCGTTGCTGGGCTGGACGATGGATGCGTTCGACTACTTCCTGGTGGTGCTGGTCTACGCCGATATCGCAAAAACCTTTCACCACACCAAGACTGAAGTTGCATTTTTGACGACGGCTACCCTCGTCATGCGCCCGGTGGGTGCACTGCTGTTCGGGCTGTGGGCCGACCGGGTGGGACGGCGGCTACCGTTGATGGTCGACGTCACGTTCTATTCCGTGGTCGGATTTTTGTGTGCGTTCGCGCCCAATTTCACTGTGCTGGTTATCCTTCGGCTGCTGTACGGCATAGGGATGGGCGGCGAATGGGGGCTCGGGGCCGCGCTGGCAATGGAGAAGGTTCCAGTGCAGCGACGCGGTTTCTTTTCCGGTCTGCTGCAAGAGGGTTACGCATTCGGCTATCTGCTGGCAACGGTGGCGTCGCTGGTGGTGATGAACTGGCTGGGGTTGTCGTGGCGCTGGCTGTTCGGACTGTCCATCATCCCGGCCCTGGTCAGTCTCATCATCCGCTACCGGGTCAGGGAATCCGAGGTGTGGGAGGCCACGCAGGACCGGATGCGATTGACTCACACCAGGATTCGCGACGTTCTGGCCGACGCTTCGATTGTGCGGCGGTTCGTCTACCTGGTGCTGCTGATGACCGCGTTCAACTGGATGAGTCACGGCACCCAGGACGTCTACCCGACATTCCTGTCGGCCGGTGCGGGCCTGTCCCCCGCGACGACCAAGTCGATCGTGGTGATCTACAACGTCGGTGCCATTGTCGGCGGCCTGACCTTCGGCACGCTCTCCCAACGGTTGGGCCGTCGTTACACGGTGGTGTTCTGTGCGGTGCTGGGAGTGCCGATCGTGCCGTTGTTCGCGTACTCGCGGACCGCGGCCATGCTGTGCCTCGGTGCGTTCCTGATGCAGGTCGTGGTGCAAGGCGCCTGGGGCGTCATCCCGGCGCACTTGACCGAGATGTCGCCGGACGCGATCCGTGGCTTCTACCCCGGCGTGACTTATCAGTTGGGAAACCTGCTGGCCGCATTCAATCTGCCGATTCAGGAACGGCTGGCCGATTCCCACGGCTATCCCTTTGCCTTGGCCGCGACCATTGGGCCGGTGCTGGTCACGGTTGCGCTGCTCACCGCGATCGGCCGGGACGCGACCGGCATCCGGTTCGGGACTGAGCAGACTGCTGTCGGGTCTCTGAACTAG
- a CDS encoding adenylate/guanylate cyclase domain-containing protein, producing MVQAPRTRYASCGDAELGLDIAYQVFGDGPIDLLVVPGPSIPIDTIDAEPSMYRFHRRLASFSRVIRFDFRGMGLSSRIPSPDMLGPRFWAEDAIAVMDAAGCEQAAIFAPSFNAMVGIVLAADYPERVRSLVIVNGAARVLRAPDYPVGAQLGAASQFMTVGTEPDAVEQGFDVLGNVAPSVARDDAFRAWWDLAGNRAASPSMARAATKVVIDADVRDRLACIAAPTLILHRRDVGFIPVGHGRYLAEHIAGSRFVELPGIDSLYWVGDTAPMLDEIEEFITGVRSGFDAERVLLTIVFTDIVGSTERAAALGDGRWRDLLDNHDTIIRHELERFGGREVNTAGDGFVATFTSPSAGIACADAIVDAVRVLGIEVRVGIHAGEVEVRGADVAGMAVHIGARVAALAGPSEVLVSSTVRDIVTGSRRRFADRGEHVLKGVPGRWQLCALVRDAATITR from the coding sequence GTGGTGCAGGCTCCGCGAACTCGCTACGCCAGCTGTGGCGACGCAGAGCTGGGGTTGGACATCGCCTATCAGGTGTTCGGCGACGGCCCGATCGACCTGTTGGTGGTGCCGGGGCCGTCGATCCCCATCGACACCATCGACGCCGAGCCGTCGATGTACCGCTTCCACCGGCGCCTGGCCTCGTTCAGCCGCGTCATCCGCTTCGACTTCCGCGGAATGGGCCTGTCGTCACGAATCCCATCACCCGACATGCTGGGCCCGCGGTTCTGGGCCGAGGATGCGATCGCGGTCATGGATGCGGCCGGGTGCGAGCAGGCGGCGATCTTCGCACCGAGTTTCAACGCGATGGTCGGTATCGTGCTTGCCGCCGATTACCCGGAGCGAGTTCGCAGCCTGGTGATCGTCAACGGCGCAGCGCGAGTGCTTCGAGCGCCCGACTATCCGGTGGGTGCGCAGTTAGGTGCCGCCAGTCAGTTCATGACAGTGGGCACGGAGCCCGACGCCGTCGAGCAGGGCTTCGACGTGTTGGGCAACGTTGCGCCGAGCGTTGCCCGCGACGACGCGTTCCGCGCGTGGTGGGATCTCGCCGGTAACCGTGCGGCATCGCCGAGCATGGCCCGTGCTGCGACCAAGGTGGTGATCGACGCCGATGTGCGCGACAGGCTGGCATGCATCGCCGCCCCGACGTTGATCCTGCATCGCAGAGACGTGGGATTCATTCCGGTTGGTCATGGTCGCTACCTGGCCGAGCACATCGCGGGATCACGTTTTGTCGAGCTGCCCGGCATCGATTCGCTGTACTGGGTGGGCGACACCGCGCCGATGCTCGACGAGATCGAGGAGTTCATCACCGGCGTACGCAGCGGATTCGACGCCGAACGTGTGCTTCTTACAATCGTTTTCACCGATATCGTCGGCTCGACCGAGCGTGCGGCTGCTCTCGGCGATGGTCGCTGGCGCGATCTGCTCGACAACCACGACACCATCATTCGCCACGAGCTGGAGCGGTTCGGCGGCCGAGAAGTGAACACCGCCGGCGACGGGTTCGTCGCGACGTTTACCAGCCCCAGCGCCGGGATTGCTTGTGCGGACGCGATTGTCGACGCCGTACGGGTGCTCGGTATCGAGGTGCGGGTGGGCATCCACGCCGGCGAGGTGGAGGTGCGTGGCGCCGACGTTGCCGGCATGGCCGTGCACATCGGTGCGCGCGTCGCCGCTTTGGCCGGCCCCAGCGAGGTGTTGGTGTCGTCGACGGTGCGCGACATCGTCACCGGCTCGCGGCGCAGATTCGCCGACCGCGGCGAACACGTACTCAAGGGTGTGCCCGGGCGTTGGCAGCTGTGCGCGCTGGTGCGCGACGCGGCGACGATCACGCGATAG